The following DNA comes from Candidatus Eremiobacteraceae bacterium.
CGTGATGTCGCGCCCCTTTATCACCTCGACGGCCAAGGCTCGCACCTGCGGGCAGTACGGGTATGCAAAGGAGACATGCGTCGTGACCGGCCCGTCGTAGAAGGTATCTTTGCGCGCGTTCGTGCGGTCGACGAGCTGGTCGCAGACAACGAAGTGCCCCGGCTTCACGCCCGCTTGGAGCGAGCCGGCCGCGCACGGCCCGATGATGCGAGACACGCCGAGCTCCTTCATCGCCCACGCGTTCGCACGGTAGTTGATCATGTGCGGAGGCAGCGAATGCGACTTGCCGTGCCGCGGGAGAAACGCGACGCTGCGGCCTGCGATTTCGCCGAGCGCGATCACGTCGCTCGGCGCGCCGTACGGCGTCTCGACCTTGACTTCGTGCTTGCCGTCGAGGAGCGAATAGAAACCGGACCCTCCGAAAATCCCGATCTCGGCCGCGTTCTTCAATCGTTACTCCATCCACGCAAATCGAAGCGACCGGTTGTCGGCCGGCCGCTCGTCTCGAACTTCCGCTTACGACTTCTTGAAATCGCTCGGTTTGAGCGTCTCGATGTATTTCTTGAAACGCTCGATGTCTTCTTCCTCAGACTTCTGATCGAGGACGGCCTCTTCCAGTGCGATTTTGTCGGTGACGTAGATCGGCGCGTCGCATCGTAATGCGACAGCGATGCAGTCGCTCGGCCGCGCATCGATCTCCTTGGTCTCGCCGCTTGTCTCGATCACCATCTTCGCGTAGAACGTGCCGTCGCGCATGTCGTGGACGATGATCTTTGTCACCTTGGCATCCACGTTGTCGAGCACGGACTTCATGA
Coding sequences within:
- a CDS encoding S-methyl-5'-thioadenosine phosphorylase, whose product is MKNAAEIGIFGGSGFYSLLDGKHEVKVETPYGAPSDVIALGEIAGRSVAFLPRHGKSHSLPPHMINYRANAWAMKELGVSRIIGPCAAGSLQAGVKPGHFVVCDQLVDRTNARKDTFYDGPVTTHVSFAYPYCPQVRALAVEVIKGRDITCHDKGTVVTIQGPRFSTLAESRWFSSLGWEVINMTQYPEAYLARELEMCYATIALITDYDVGLEGVAGVAPVTHEAVLEVFNANNERLKGVLSSMVERMPRERTCSCGSALTGARLG
- a CDS encoding bifunctional nuclease family protein, yielding MRQMKVDKLGIDLLTHDPVVILKDVDGKHYLPILIGPFEATAIAMALEGQAAPRPLTHDLMKSVLDNVDAKVTKIIVHDMRDGTFYAKMVIETSGETKEIDARPSDCIAVALRCDAPIYVTDKIALEEAVLDQKSEEEDIERFKKYIETLKPSDFKKS